The genomic interval TCGGCCTTGAGCACCACCGGAAAGCCGAAGCCCTCCGCCGCCCGCCGGGCATCGGCTGCGTCGTGGACGACTTCGAAGGGAGCGGTGGGGATGGAGTGGCGCTCCATGAAGCGCTTGGCGAAGACCTTGCTGCTCTCCAGCTCAGCGGCCTGCTGACGTGGTCCGAAGAGGCGCAGACCGCGGCTGTGGAAGTCGTCGGCGATGCCCAGGGAGAGGGAGAGCTCCGGGCCTACCACCGTGAGGTCGATCTTGAGGTCGGCGGCGAAATCCGCCAGCCGGTGGATCTCGTCCGCGGCGATGGGCACGTTGTCCGCCACCTGGGCGGTGCCGGGATTGCCCGGAGCGCAGTACAGTTCCTTGAGCAGAGGGCTCTGCCGAAGCTTCCAGCACAGGGCGTGCTCGCGACCGCCGTTGCCGATGACCAGGACTTTCATGCTCTTCTCCTCTGCACAGCTGCTACCGCCATGGCGTCCAGCACGTCGGCGGTAGAACATCCCCGCGATAGGTCGTGGACCGGCCGGTCCAGGCCCTGAAGCAGGGGCCCGACGGCCCGCGCGCCGGCGAGCCGTTGGGTGAGTTTGTAGGCGATGTTGCCGGCATCCAGATTGGGGAACACCAGCACGTTGGCCTGCCCCGCCACGGTGCTGTTGGGGGCTTTCCGGCGGCCGACGTCGGGAACCAGGGCGGCGTCCGCCTGGAGCTCGCCGTCGAAAGCGAAGTCCACCTGCCGGCGCTGGAGCTCCTCCACCCCCTCTAAGACCCGTTTGACCAGCGGATGTTGGGCGCTACCGTGGGTGGAAAAGGAAAGCATCGCCACCTGCGGCTCGGTTCCCAGTAGATCCCGGCAGCTCTGGGCTGCCGCGGTGGCGATATCCGCCAGCTGCGCGGGGGATGGGTCCGGCACGACAGCGCAATCGCTGTAGATCAAGCCCCGGCCGTCGGGCAGCACCATGAGAAAGCAAGAAGAGACGGTCTTGAGCCCCGGCCGGGGGCCGACGCAGCGCAGGGCCGCACGCAAGGTCTCGGCGGTGGTCGCCCGGGCGCCCATCACCGCACCGTCGTAGCGGCCGGTGGCCACCAGTAGACAGGCGTAGTGCAGGGGTTCCAGGGCGAGGGCGGCGATTTCCTCCGGCGGACGCTTCTTTGCCGCCAATCGTCGCCCCAGATAGGCCGCCAGGGCGGGCTGGTCTTCGTCGTCCCGTGGGTCGAGGATGGGGAAGCTCACGGGAATGCCGTGCTCTTGGGCCAGGGCCTGCACCGCCGCTGGATCTCCTACCA from Acidobacteriota bacterium carries:
- a CDS encoding phosphotransacetylase, which codes for MTQLLEQLRHRARASGASLVLPEGDDPRILEAAAQAPAAGLGQPAVVGDPAAVQALAQEHGIPVSFPILDPRDDEDQPALAAYLGRRLAAKKRPPEEIAALALEPLHYACLLVATGRYDGAVMGARATTAETLRAALRCVGPRPGLKTVSSCFLMVLPDGRGLIYSDCAVVPDPSPAQLADIATAAAQSCRDLLGTEPQVAMLSFSTHGSAQHPLVKRVLEGVEELQRRQVDFAFDGELQADAALVPDVGRRKAPNSTVAGQANVLVFPNLDAGNIAYKLTQRLAGARAVGPLLQGLDRPVHDLSRGCSTADVLDAMAVAAVQRRRA